GCACCTCGCGGGCCGTCGCGCCAAGGCTGGCAACAGCGGCCACATGCTCGCGAAAGGCTCCCTGAAGAGCCAGAACGCCTACGCAAAGCTGCGACATTACCAACCCCGTTCCTGCATGCGTTCGGCAGAAGGAATGGTGGAAATTTCAATGCCCACCATGGGTTCGCCCAGATCGCGGGAGATTTCGGCCAGCATGGCGAAATCGTTGTAGTTGGTCACGGCCTGCACAATGGCCTTGGCGCGCTTGGCCGGGTCGCCGGATTTGAAGATGCCGGAGCCAACGAACACGCCGTCGCAGCCGAGGTGCATCATCATGGCGGCGTCAGCGGGGGTGGCGATGCCGCCAGCGGCAAAGTTCACCACGGGCAGGCGGCCTTCCTTGCGAACGGCGTAGCACACTTCAAGAGGAGCGCCGATTTCTTTGGCGTAGTTGGCAACTTCGGCTTCGGGCAGGCTGCACAGCTTGCGCACGTCGTCCATAACCTGACGGCAGTGGCGCACGGCTTCAACCACGTTGCCGGTGCCGGGTTCGCCCTTGGTGCGGATCATGGCTGCACCTTCGGCGATGCGGCGCAGGGCTTCGCCCAGATTGCGGCAGCCGCACACGAAAGGCACGGTAAAATCGCGCTTGTCGATATGGTACTTGTCGTCAGCGGGGGTGAGCACTTCACTTTCGTCAATGTAGTCGGCGCCCATGGCCTCAAGGATGCGGGCTTCAACAAAATGGCCGATGCGGGCCTTGGCCATGACGGGAATGCTCACCACTTCCATGATGCGCTTGACGATGGTGGGATCGGCCATACGGGCCACGCCGCCTGCGGCGCGAATATCGGCAGGTACGCGTTCCAGGGCCATGACTGCGCAGGCTCCCGCTGCTTCGGCGATTTTAGCCTGTTCGGGAGTGGTGACGTCCATGATCACGCCGCCTTTGAGCATTTCAGCAAGGCCTGTCTTCAGGCGGATGGTGCCCTGTTCCATATCTTTCTACTCCTTCTGAGCCGGAGGCCGGCTGGTGATGATGTCTGCATGCCGCACATGCGGCGGCTTTGCTGGCGTGTATATATGTCAATAAGCCGCACCTGACAATATGATACCTGACATGCTCCGCAGCAGGACATCCCGCCGCAAAAAACTTCCGTCATCGGCCCATGCGGCTTGCGCTTCGGGCGTCCTCTGGCTATGCTTAAGGACTCAAAAGGAAGTATGATGACAGAAAGTTTCCCCATTCTTTTGCCATTGCTTCGCGGCCCACTGCCTTTGCACGCTTTTGAAGCGTCCGCTCAGTCCGGCCAGGCCTCTGCCGCCGGAAAAGGATCAGACCCACACTGGGCTGGCGCTTTGCGCCTGTGGCCCGGTCTGCCTGATGCGCCTGCCGAAGGTTTTTTTTGCCCGGATACCTATCCCTTTTCACCCCGCGAGGCCGTGGCCTGCCTTGGCGATCTGCAACAGATGGGCGATGCGGCCCTTTCTGGCCTGCCAGTAGGCGCTGCCGCCGCTGGCAATGTGCGCGCCGCGCGCCGCAGTTCAGAAATGGCCATGCTCTCCGGCCTTGAAAAATCTGATGGCGATGCCGCAGCCGCTCTGGCGGCAGAGGCGGCCCGCAAGTATCTGATTGCGCGCACTCAGGCGCAGAAGACCCTGCTCTGGGTCTGGCAGCAGGAGGAAAGCCTGGCTGATCTGGCGGATCTGACCGCGAGTTTTGCCCAAAATGCAGGCAGCCTGACAGCTTCTCTGGGTGTTGACCCAGATGACGACTTGGCCGGGCTGACGCCGGATGCGCTTACGGGCGATCTGGTGCGCCTTGGTTCGCCCATTGCTCTTGATACTGGTCTTGTGCCGCCGTGGCGGCTGGTAACGGCCAACGCGCTCTATTTTGTGCCGCCTCATGCGCCTATTATTATTGAAGGGGCCATGCGCGAGGACATGTTGGATATGCTGGATTTTGCCCCGGCTCCAGAGCATCAGGGCCTGCTGGGCGCGCCGGAATCGGCCCCCGCAGGCGTACCGCTGCCCGTGGTGGTAGAAGCCCGCGCCCCGGGCTGGAAACTGCTTGGGCATACCCGCCCCACAGGGCAGCCGCCGCTTGATGCCGAGCGGGTGTGGATCACCTGGAGGGCCGGATCATGAGCGGTCAGCAGGCGCAGCAGCTCACCGCGCAAGGTTTGTTCCCGCACGGCATTGCTGGCGTGATCTTTGACTGCGACGGCGTGATGATTGATTCGCGCACGGCAAACAACATCTATTACAACCGGGTGCTGGCCTGGTTTGGGCTGCCGCCCATGACGCCAGAACAGGAACACTACAGTTTTATGGCCACATCAGAGCAGGCGCTGCTGCATATTGTGCCGCCGCACCTGCACCACGAGATCGATTACGTCATAAGAAACGAGGTTGTTTACCGACGCGATATTACGCCCTTGCTGCGCTTACAGCCCGGTTTTATGAACTTTATCGGCAATCTGCGGAGCAGGGGGGTGCGCATGGCCGTGCACACCAACCGAAAGCTCGATGGAATACAAACGGTTCTGGACATTTTTTCCCTGCCCTCCTATTTTAATCCTGTGGTCGCGGCGGATACAGCCGCACCCAAGCCTTCGCCCGAGGGTACGCGGCACATATGCGCCGCGTGGCAATGCCCTCCGCAGCAGGTGCTTTTTGTTGGCGACAGCGAGCACGACAAGGAGGCAGCCCGGGGGGCGGGCGTGATATTTGCCGCATTTAATGGCGGCCCGTTACGGGGAGAGATTACGGCGGCGGATTATCCCGGTCTGCACACTGCGCTGGCCGCAGTGCTGCCGCCTGTTTCCGGCCTGTAAGGCTTGACCCCGTTGCGAATACAAAAGAAAGCCACGCTGGAGGGCGCATGATTGTTGTTGCCAATACCATGAGCGCTATTGCCCTGGTGCTCGGGTCTCTGCTTAGTCTTTATTTCTGGATTGTCATTATCGCGGCTGTGCTCACCTGGGTGCGCCCCGATCCGTATAATCCCATTGTGCGCACCCTGCGCGCACTTACCGAGCCGGTGTTTTACCGTGTGCGCAAGTGGTTGCCGTTTACCTATTCAAGCGGCATGGATTTTTCGCCCGTGGTGGTGCTGCTGGCCATTGAGCTGTTTAACCGGATTGTCATCACCTCGCTGGCCCAGTACGCGATGACGCTCCATTAAAAGAACTGGTGCCGCCGGAGGACTGATTTTTTACGCTGCTCCATGCGGATATCTGAGAATCCGCGCCAGGAGAATAAGCCCATACGACTTGCAGCCGCACTGCACAAAGCCACATCGGCGCAGCGGCACAGGCGGGCCGATCCCCTTGAGCAAAAGCCTCAGTTGATGCGCAGGCAACAGCCTATGAACATCTAACAATGGAGATTTCTTATGGATCAGCAAGAACTGGAACTGCTGGAAAAGTACGCTACCACTGATCCGGAGCTGAAATCCCTTTGGGAAGATCACGTGCTCTACGAAAAACAGGTGGAAAAGCTCGAAGGCAAGGCCTTCCGTTCGCCCACTGAAGAGCAGACGCTCAAGCAATTGAAAAAGCAGAAGCTCGAAGGAAAAACCCAGCTCATGGCCGTTCTTGATCGTCTGAAGAAACAAGGATAGCCGGGCTTTTTTTAAGGAGTCGGACATGGAATGTACTGGTGCGCAGATTCTCCTTGAGTCCATGAAGCGAGAGGG
This region of Desulfovibrio desulfuricans genomic DNA includes:
- the pdxS gene encoding pyridoxal 5'-phosphate synthase lyase subunit PdxS, translating into MEQGTIRLKTGLAEMLKGGVIMDVTTPEQAKIAEAAGACAVMALERVPADIRAAGGVARMADPTIVKRIMEVVSIPVMAKARIGHFVEARILEAMGADYIDESEVLTPADDKYHIDKRDFTVPFVCGCRNLGEALRRIAEGAAMIRTKGEPGTGNVVEAVRHCRQVMDDVRKLCSLPEAEVANYAKEIGAPLEVCYAVRKEGRLPVVNFAAGGIATPADAAMMMHLGCDGVFVGSGIFKSGDPAKRAKAIVQAVTNYNDFAMLAEISRDLGEPMVGIEISTIPSAERMQERGW
- a CDS encoding HAD family hydrolase → MSGQQAQQLTAQGLFPHGIAGVIFDCDGVMIDSRTANNIYYNRVLAWFGLPPMTPEQEHYSFMATSEQALLHIVPPHLHHEIDYVIRNEVVYRRDITPLLRLQPGFMNFIGNLRSRGVRMAVHTNRKLDGIQTVLDIFSLPSYFNPVVAADTAAPKPSPEGTRHICAAWQCPPQQVLFVGDSEHDKEAARGAGVIFAAFNGGPLRGEITAADYPGLHTALAAVLPPVSGL
- a CDS encoding YggT family protein; this translates as MIVVANTMSAIALVLGSLLSLYFWIVIIAAVLTWVRPDPYNPIVRTLRALTEPVFYRVRKWLPFTYSSGMDFSPVVVLLAIELFNRIVITSLAQYAMTLH
- a CDS encoding DUF465 domain-containing protein is translated as MDQQELELLEKYATTDPELKSLWEDHVLYEKQVEKLEGKAFRSPTEEQTLKQLKKQKLEGKTQLMAVLDRLKKQG